A single window of Nicotiana sylvestris chromosome 5, ASM39365v2, whole genome shotgun sequence DNA harbors:
- the LOC104224180 gene encoding BAG family molecular chaperone regulator 1-like, translated as MMQMKTKTTGMPPMMNGSSDAGEKEWELRPSGMLVQKRNPDSENRPPPPTIRVRVKYHSIYHEINISSQATFGELKKMLTGPTGLHHQDQKLLYKDKERDNKLFLDIAGVKDKSKIVLMEDPISQEKRYLEMRKNAKVEKAAKTISEITLEVDRLAKQVSALESIISKGGRVVEKDLINLTELLMNQLVQLDGIIAEGDVKLQRKNQVRRVQKCVETLDVLKIKNSVTTSNVDHIEKDQSSPAHQHQRHSNKQATSPVQHEKSVKTKQQQPSKNSTSGSVVITTQWETFDSMPAPLLDHFSSPTTTPSTHAAAVQPRLSWDLL; from the exons ATGATGCAAATGAAGACGAAAACCACCGGAATGCCGCCGATGATGAACGGTAGCTCTGATGCGGGCGAGAAGGAGTGGGAGCTGAGGCCCAGTGGAATGCTGGTCCAGAAACGCAACCCGGATTCTGAAAACCGTCCTCCTCCACCTACTATTCGGGTCCGGGTCAAGTATCACTCTATTTACCACGAGATCAATATCAGTTCTCAAGCAACCTTTG GGGAACTGAAGAAGATGCTGACGGGGCCAACGGGGTTGCACCACCAAGATCAGAAATTACTGTATAAAGATAAAGAGAGAGACAATAAATTGTTTCTTGATATTGCTGGAGTGAAGGATAAGTCTAAAATTGTTCTAATGGAAGACCCAATTAGCCAAGAAAAACGGTACCTCGAGATGAGAAAGAATGCTAAAGTGGAGAAGGCTGCTAAAACAATATCAGAGATCACTTTGGAAGTCGATAGGCTGGCTAAACAG GTTTCTGCACTGGAATCTATAATTTCCAAAGGTGGGAGAGTTGTAGAAAAGGATTTGATAAATCTGACAGAGTTATTGATGAATCAGCTGGTTCAATTAGATGGCATTATTGCTGAAGGTGATGTGAAATTGCAGAGAAAAAATCAG GTGAGAAGAGTGCAGAAGTGTGTTGAAACATTAGATGTGTTGAAGATAAAAAATTCAGTTACAACCAGCAACGTCGATCACATTGAAAAAGACCAATCTTCCCCAGCTCACCAGCATCAAAGGCATTCCAATAAGCAAGCCACATCACCAGTTCAACACGAAAAATCGGTAAAAACCAAACAACAGCAGCCATCAAAGAACTCAACCTCAGGGTCTGTAGTTATAACGACGCAATGGGAAACGTTTGATTCCATGCCAGCGCCATTGCTGGACCATTTCTCATCACCTACAACCACACCAAGCACCCATGCTGCAGCTGTCCAACCGCGACTCAGTTGGGATTTGCTTTGA